The genomic window ACCCCAGCGGAGATGGCGCCACCGATAGGCATCGCCGTCCAGGTATGCTTCGTGCCTGCGCTCTGAGTAGAAACGAAGCGGTCTTCCCGATGTCCCGCTGGTCGACAGCAGGATCCGATCCTTTTTTTTTACATTTACGGCGGTCAGGTCGGAAAAATGATTGCGCAAATCATCTTTTGTCAGCGGAGGAATGCGCTGAAGATCCTCAACGCTTCGAATGGCATCCGGATCTATGCCCAGGCGGTCGAACAGGGCGCGGTAATAGGGGACATGGTTATAGGCGTGGCTGATCAGACAGCACAGTTGCTCGTTCTGGTACGCTGCCAAGGCAGCCGCCGTCCATTTCTCCCGTTCTTCGGCCAGACGGCATTTTTGTAAAAAAGACCGGCCATAACGCATCGGCACCGGCAGACATCCATAGACCCATTTCAAGCCCTGTTTCACCTCATAGGGCGCCCATGCCATCATAGTTCCGCACTGTCTCCTGCTAATTCCATGACCTTCGACAGGCCGCCTGGATCAAGCGGATCCTATGGAGAACAACCGCCTTAATTGGCGATAGACCATCCAGCACCAAAGGTAAATGGCAGGCAGCGGATCAGAAGCGAACCAGTAAGCAAAAGAATCCGCTCTGATGAACTGCCAAAACCACTGAGAAAATTTGGCGTCGACCCTGCGCATCAGGATGTTCGCCAGATCATTCTCTTCATGCATCCAGGTTGCGGTCCTGGAGGCGAAAACCGGTGGAAGGGACTCTTCCAGCAGGCTCTGCACGTAAAGGTGAGCGAGATTGACGCCGGCCCGGGCAAACACCGAGTTGAAAATCGGCAATCTCAAATTGGTCTCGATAAAAACCCAACGGTCGTTCTCATCGTCCTTTTTAAACTCGATGTTCATCAAGCCCTTGTAGCCAACCACCGCCGCCAATCGTTCACACATGGGCGTCAGCTCCCGCGTTAACAGCGTGCGACCGTACGAGGTCATGCCCCGTAGCGGCAGGTATTGTCGGATTTTCTGCAATTCGACGACCCCGATGGTTCGCGACCGTCTATCAATGAGCAGGTTGCAGTGGTAGACGTGATCGTCTCCCCCAGGGATGAATTCCTGCACTACGACATGATTGACCAAGTCTTCTTTTTGCAAAACACGGTGCAGGTCGGCCTCGTTGTGGACCATGATGTTCTTGAAAGGGGTCTGGCTGACATTGGAGCGCAACGGTTTGAGCAGAAGCGGATAGCGCAATCCGACCAGCGCAGGATCCTCCGGATCAGTGAGCAACAGAGTCTTGGGAATTTCCAGTCCGGCTTGCAGGGCTGTCTTTCGAACCAGATTCTTGTCCGACAGAGCCCGGACGGCGGCGCTCGAGTTGCGGTAAAAGAGAAAATGGGACGGTAGCTCATCGGTCAATTCAGAGAGGAGATTGACCTCGATGTCGCGGGTGGGGATGAGTACGGTGGCTAGCGGTTCACGGCACCACTCGCGTATTTTC from bacterium includes these protein-coding regions:
- a CDS encoding phenylacetate--CoA ligase, whose translation is MMAWAPYEVKQGLKWVYGCLPVPMRYGRSFLQKCRLAEEREKWTAAALAAYQNEQLCCLISHAYNHVPYYRALFDRLGIDPDAIRSVEDLQRIPPLTKDDLRNHFSDLTAVNVKKKDRILLSTSGTSGRPLRFYSERRHEAYLDGDAYRWRHLRWG